The segment ATGCATTTATCATCCATTCTAATCCTTTTACTGCATTTTCATCGTTAAATGTAATTTCCGTATGATCATCACTTATCAGCTCAGCATCAAATGCAGACTGTATGAACATCCTCATAGAAGAGTCCCCTTGTTCATTGCCCGCATATATAACCGATGGATATACATCCTTGCCGCTATCTTTTACTGCTTTTAAAACTGCTTCAAATTCTTCCAACGTCCAAGTTCTATCTTCCTTATCCAAAGGCAACAAATCTTCTTTTCCTATTTCTTTAAAGAAATCTAAGTTTACTGCTATTCCTATAGCAGCAGCACCGTTCGGATACATATATGTCTTTCCGTCATATTGACAGTCTCTGAGCAAATTTTCCGGTATTTCGCTTTTAACATCTTCCATAATGTCATCCAGAGGAACTAGCGCCCCTTGAATCCCATAACCTATTATTCTCCCAGGATAATCAAAAAGGATATCAGGTGTATTGTTTGAAGCTATGGCAACATTCACCTTTTCAGGCCCGCCATTCCAAGGAATCATCTCGATTTTAACTTTTATGTTCGGATTTTCCTCTTCAAAGTCCGCTATAATTTCATTTTCAAAATCACCGACTTCTTTTTCCCCTACATTGGTATACCTTGGATACTGCCACCATACTATCTCTACAGCTTCACCTGAATCTTCATCAGATATATCTTTTCCAGCGTCTTGGGTATCTTCAGTATCCGGATCATCTGTCTTGTCTTCAGCCTTATCACCTGCTCCACAACCAACTGCCACAACTACAAGGCTAAGGATAAGAATAACAACTAACAATTTTGATAGTTTTCTCATATTATCAAATTCCTCCTTGCTTATATTTGTTTTAAATTATTGAATAAAACTTAAAAAACAACCC is part of the Clostridia bacterium genome and harbors:
- a CDS encoding sugar ABC transporter substrate-binding protein, encoding MRKLSKLLVVILILSLVVVAVGCGAGDKAEDKTDDPDTEDTQDAGKDISDEDSGEAVEIVWWQYPRYTNVGEKEVGDFENEIIADFEEENPNIKVKIEMIPWNGGPEKVNVAIASNNTPDILFDYPGRIIGYGIQGALVPLDDIMEDVKSEIPENLLRDCQYDGKTYMYPNGAAAIGIAVNLDFFKEIGKEDLLPLDKEDRTWTLEEFEAVLKAVKDSGKDVYPSVIYAGNEQGDSSMRMFIQSAFDAELISDDHTEITFNDENAVKGLEWMINAYKDGLFAPGAESAVSMDSIETFFQGKSAINIIASAQHHGLHETYIADGKAEEFEWVLFPPPSAEGKDPKAEVQLSGYCVFDNKDEAKAEAAKKLVKFILDSDKYREESVKATGQIPVRNTITGLYENEDYIFSEKLLKYAADTAYTANNYAGLRTKWYPNIQGALTDKMTAQEALDAFAKEGTEEINKK